The Bernardetia sp. ABR2-2B DNA window GGTAACAATCATATTTCCTTTTGTAGCCAAAAATAATTTTTGAAGCTTTTCGATATGAGGAGTTTGATACGAACGACCAGCCAAAAAGCTTGTTTCAGTCATTTTATTGATTCCAATATCAGAGTTACAACAGTCTGTAATGACAATATTCAGACGTGCGCCTTTTTTATCTAAAAGATTATAGACCGATGAAACTGAAAGTGTTGTTTCTGCCGAAAGCTTAGTATAAGGAGAGGCACGAATATCCATTTGAGGGTAAGCATCAGTTTGGTCAGCCCAACGGAAACCGTGTCCACTATAATAAAAAACGACAATATCATTACTACCAGGATTTAGTCCATTCAAAACTCGCATAGCATTATCTTTCGTAAAACTACTTCCTTTTACTTCATATTTTCTAAAATCTACTTTCAAAGCTGCTGCAATATCTTCAAATTCCTTTGTCATATTTCGGCTATCAGTCTCACAACTTGCCCCAATATCTCCAATACTACTATTGACTAGCATTACTAAGTGCATTTTTGCAGCTCCATAATTAGCTTCTTGATTTTGTTGTTGCGTCGTGTTATTATCATAATGCTCTTGTGCTACGTGGCTATCAAGTTCGTTATCACGCATATTTTGAAAGGCTAGATATTCCTTTTCATTATCCCAATAAAAACGGTGTAAATATTCGTCTGTGAGTTCTGAAACTTTGAGTTCTTTATAAGAATCTACTCTCTTCAAAGACTCTTCACTAAAGTTTGGGTCATCAGTTACAAATGGCATTTCTCCTTTTGTTTGTTCGTCCCAAACCCATACAAAATGGTCTGGATTGTAAGAGCGTCTATCTACTCTTGAGCCAGAGTTAGATGTAATGAACTTAGGATTTTCGCCTTTCATTACAAAATAATTATACCCATCTTCTTGTCCAGAAGTAGAAGTGTAATCTATATTTACAACATTATAAACATCATTATAAGTATAAGCAATACGCATGTAGGCGTCCTCTTCATTAAAATAAACTAAGAAGCCTTTGTACTTTACACCTGATGCTGAAAACTCAATTTCATATAGAGATTGCGAAAATACTGGCGCAGAAAGAGTTAGGAAGAAAGAAAATAACAATATCCTCCATATATAAGAGGTTTTGAAGCCTTTTTTATGATTTTTCATAGGTAAAATAGAGATAAGTAAAGAAAATAGTTTTCAAAAGTACACAGATGTACAACTTCAAAAAGAAAGCCAATATTCTTAACTTTCATTTTTGATTGAAAGTTTCTGATTTCTATATATTTCTTATTTAAAATTTATAAGGCAAAAAAGCTACTTTTCTCTATTTCATATTTTTCTCTACTTCTTTATCCATTATTTTTTTAATGATTTTCAGAATGCCAATACAAAGCACAATACTCAAAACACCAAAAGGAATCAATATAGCAAAGTTACTTTCCTCTATTTTTGAGGTAGTGAGCATTTGGTCATCATAGAATAAAAAGAGAGCCAAAGTAATTCCGTTATTCAAGATATGCGCCCAAATAGGAACAGTAATATTGTTGGTATAAATATATAAATAGCCAAACAAAGCTCCCAAAAGCATACGAGGAACGAATCCGTAAAACTGAAAGTGAATAGCACTAAAAACAATAGCTGTTATCCAAACGGCTGCATGTTTGTTTTTGGTAAGGTTTTGAAAAAGAGGTTGTACTACTCCTCTAAAAAATACTTCTTCAGTTAGTCCTGCCAAAACAGCAATCACGATAAAGCCTAAAACTGTTTGTAAAGGCGAAGCAAAATCAGTCATGAAAAGAGTTAATGCCTGTGCAGCATCTTCTTTTTCTCGCATCCATGTCTCCAAACCTTGTAAGAACTCTGGAAACTCTATTGCTCCATTTAGTGTTCCGACTAATTGAACAGCAGGAAAAGCAACAATAGCAAGTACGAAAACAATCAAAAAAACGAGAGTCGGAGTTTTGTACCTTTTTAAAAAGGGTTCTTCTAAAAATTGCTGTGCCAAGTCAGCATTCATTACAGAATGAGTTCCATTATTCGGGTTTGCTTGATTGAATTTATAGACATATTTAGTAAAAAACAAGGTAACTCCAAAAAAACTAATCAATTGTGTAAGACCCTGCAAAATTAAAATAGGCGTACGAAGCTCTAGGTATGCACTCATGTTTTGCATCTGATTTGTAAGTTCTATAAGAGGGATTCCATAGACAAGTGAAATCAGAAATACTCCGATAAATTGTGAGGCAAATAAAGCTAAGACAGTAATTAAGAGGAGAATAAGAAGGGAGAAAATATATTTCATTATGAATATTTTTAGAGACGATTTTATACAAAAAGTAGCAATTTTTCTAGTACAATAGTAGAAGTTTTATTCTCAAAATTACAATTAAGAAAAGAATTATAATTTTATTTAACAATGAAAAAACCATCATTTCCATCATCTTGATACAAAGGCATCAGAACATAACCACTATAAGGCGAACGAATTTCTTTTCCATCTTGATGAGCTAATAGTTGTCCTTTTTCAATACTATCAAAATTCCCAAATCCTTCTACCATTTTAAACGTCGAATTTTTAGGAATTTTATGGATATATTCACACGTTAAATAATTCGGAACTCCTGTACGTATAGTTTCTCCCAAAGTATGTTCTAAGTTTGGAATAGGTTGTGAAGTCATTTGAAGAGATTGCATGATTCGCCAAACTCCAGAAATAAGATTATTTGCAGAATTTTCTTTTCCTATCGTTCCTCCCTCAAAAGCAAAAGTTTCATAATTCCATTGCTCCATATAAGTCATGGCTGTTCCGTCTAGTTTCTTATCTAAACCAAGAATAACTGGAATTTCTAAAAGTTTTGCAAGTTCGTCATCTGTCGTTGTGGTTCTAACCACAAAAGCTCCATTGGGTGCAGAGGTAGTGTGCAAATCTATCAAAATTCTTCTTTTATACGTATCGTGAGGAATCACACGCAAAACTTCAATGAGCTGACGCAATTCTTCATATTCTGGAATTTCAGAATCAGGTGGAATATTATCTATCAAATCATTAAGCCAAATTCTATTCAAATCAGTTTGCAGATAGCGTTTTTTCTCTTTGAGAGCCTGTAAATTTCCTCCAATAGCTACAAAGTGTCCATTAAAAAGTCGTTTATCTAAATGCGAAGTTAAATATTCTAAGGCGTTATAACCTGCTTGTTCGTTTCCGTGCAAACCACCAATACAAACCAAAAGTGTTTGATTATCTCCTCCAGAAATATCTCCAATGATACGTTTAAAAAGTGTTGGTGTGTGTGTGGTTTCTTGTGGTTTTTGAGTCATTATTTATTGAAAAATTCGAATGAAAAGGTCAATTATAGTTAGTACATAAACTGTAATAAAAACCCCTAAACTTCCTACTAAATTTTGAGTAGAAGTCTAGGGTTAATTTTTATAGTACGCAGAACAATCCACAAAGATACAAAACAACTTTATTTTTTTCTAACACCAAGAACATTTGGAATTTCCCAAAAATGATGATTATTATCATTCAAGTTAAAATTAGTTTCATAACTTCCTTGTTTCGAAATTACACTATCGCCGTATTTTATGAAAAATGAAGTTTCGGGTCCTCCTTCTAAGTACATTATTTTTTTAATATTGAGTTCCGATTTCAAAAGCATATCATTATACATTTGAATATTATAGGGCGAACGAGTATGAATAAAAAGAACATTCGAATTCATATCTTCTGCCAAAACAACCATACTCCAATAGCGTTTTTAATTTCCCCAACGATTTTTCTGACGACAATCTACCAAACGCAAGTTCTGAATCAATGTGTTATAATTTTTGATAGTTTCCTCCCAATTTCCACATGAATTATCTTTATCAATAATCTGAAATTTGGATAGGTTTTTTCCTTTTGCTTCTTCTTTTAAATTAAAAGCTGCAATAGAATTATATTTCTCTGTAAAATTAGGATTATTTACAAAATCAAAATCTTTCATATAACCTGCACTCATTCCGTCTGCTTGAAACATCGAAGCATTAAAAGCAGCCATTAGCTCTTCATGTTTTGCCCATTTGGGAGCTGTTTTAGTTCCTTTTTTCTCAAATGAATTTTCAGAAATTTTTTCTAAAGATGAAATTAAATCCAAATCAAAATAATCTAAGTTTATTCTCAAAACAGAAATTTTACTATCTGAAATATTTGATTTTATGGGTGCGTCAAATTCAGCATACTCTAGTCCTTTTTCAAAGGTTTTCCATTTTATTTTAGTTTCTACTGTTCTAGGAGTAAAGGTCAGAATGATTTCTTTTGGCTCTTTATAATTAGAATCTCCATAAATCCAACCTGCTTTTTCTCCATCATAATAAGGGTCATTTGGGTCTTCTTTTTTAGAATCAATTTGGGTAGTATTTATAATTGACTTTATACTATCTTTTTCAGTAATTAATTCTACCACTTCCATTTCTTGATTTATTTCTTTAGCTTCTTTATGAGAAGAAGTACAAGAAAAACAAATGATATTGAAAATAAATACTAATCCAAATAATGGTATCTTTGTGGTAAAACTTAAAATGCCTTTTTTCATACAAATTATGAGGTTTTTATTCTCAAAACGGAAAGAGCATTTTTATATTGTATGAAATTTTTGTAAAAATTATAGTAAATAAATGGAATCTACTTATCACAATCCTGTCATGCTTTCTGAATGTATAGAAGCATTGGATATAAAAAAAGATGGAATTTATGTCGACCTTACTTTTGGAGGAGGAGGACACAGTCGAGCAATTTTAGAAAAATTAATTGCTTTAGATAAAGACAAAAACGCAACTGGAAAACTCTATGCCTTTGACCAAGATGCTGATGCACAAGCAGAAGCCGAAAAATTAGCCAAAGAAGTAAATACACTTGAAAACCCTTCTCGTTTTGTCTTCTTGAAAGCAAATTTTAGATATTTAGAAAAATATTTGAGAATGTATAAGGTAGAAAAAGTAGATGGGATTTTGGCAGATTTAGGCATTTCTTCACATCAAATAGACGAACCCACACGAGGTTTTTCTACTCGTTTTGATGCTGATTTGGATATGCGAATGGATACTTCTACTAAAGAAACAGCCAGAGATATTTTGAATGAATATGGAGAATCCGAATTACACAAACTTTTTGGAATTTATGGAGAGATAAAAAATGCCAAAACCCTCGCCAAAACGATTGTAGCCTCAAGAATAAATAAGCCAATTGAAACGACAACAGAGTTGAAAGAAATTTTGGAAAGAATTGCACCTAAAAGGCAAGAGTTTAAATATTATGCACAAGCTTTTCAAGCTCTACGTATTGAAGTGAATCAAGAAATGGAAGCCTTAGAAGATATGCTTTTGCAGTGTGCCGAAGTTTTGAAAACCGATGGGCGTTTGGTAGCCATGTCGTATCATTCTTTGGAAGACCGTCCACTCAAAAAAATTATTCAAATGGGAAAATTTCATGGCGAGATAGAAAAAGATTTTTATGGAAATGTAATCAAACCTTTTGAAGCAATAAATAGAAAACCAATTACAGCAACAAAAGAGGAAATAGAACAAAACCCAAGAGCAAGAAGCGCAAAACTTAGAATTGCTAAACGCATTTAACAAACTTCTTGACAAAAAACATAATTATCAGAAAAACACACAAACAATTTTAAACTTATGCTTTATAAAATATCAAATCAAACGATTTCTATTCAAGAGATTTATAAAATTGCTATATCTCATACTAAAATAGAGCTTTCAGAAGAAAGTAAGGCACAAATAAAAAAAGCACAAGCCTATTTAGAAAATCTTGTTACAGAGAGCGAAGAAGCTGTTTATGGTGTAAATACAGGCTTTGGTTTTTTGTGTAATTACAAAATTCCTAGAGAACAGATTAGCGAATTACAAGAAAATTTGGTTATGTCTCATGCCTGTGGAATGGGTGATGAGGTGCCTACTCTTATCGTTCGTATGATGTTACTGCTCAAAATTCAATCTCTTTCGTATGGACACTCTGGCGTTCAGTTACAGACTGTTGAGCGTTTTGTAGATTTTTATAATGAAGATATTTTACCTGTTGTTTATGAGTTGGGTTCGTTGGGTGCTTCTGGCGATTTAGCTCCTTTAGCGCATCTTGCTTTACCTATTATTGGATTGGGAGAAGTTCAGATAAAAGACAAAAAAGGAGTTTATAAAAAGCATAAAACAGAAGATATTCTAAAGAAAAAAAATTGGAATCCAATCAAACTAAAAGCAAAAGAAGGCTTGGCAATGCTCAATGGAACGCAGTTTATGAGTGCTTACGGTGTTGCTTGTATGGTAGAAGCTGAAAAATTGAATAATTTGAGTGATATAATTGGTTCACTTTCAGCAGATGCTTTTTTGTGTCGTTCAGAGCCTTTTGATGAGCTTACTCACAAAATCCGTCCACATAAAGGGCAAATAACAACAGCAAAAACGATTAGAGAGCTTTTGGAAGGAAGTGAAATAATGCTCCAACCCAAGGCACACGTTCAAGACCCTTATTCTTTCCGTTGTATGCCACAAGTGCAAGGCGCAAGTAAAGATGCTTTTGATTATATAAATTCGGTTTTTGAGTGTGAAATTAATTCGGTTACAGATAATCCAAATGTTTTTCCTGAAGAAGACAAAATTCTTTCTGGTGGAAATTTTCACGGACAACCATTAGCTATTTCTTTAGATTTTGCAGCAATTGCACTAGCAGAATTGGGAAGTATTTCGGAGCGAAGAACCTATTTATTAATGGCAGGAGAGCGAAACTTGCCTCCTTTTTTGGTGCGTGATTCGGGTTTGCATTCTGGAATGATGATAGCACAATATACGGCAGCTTCGATTGTAAGTCAGAACAAACAGCTTTGTACACCTGCAAGTGTGGATAGTATTATTTCCTCAAAAGGACAAGAAGACCACGTCAGTATGGGGGCAAATGCAGCAACAAAACTCTATAAAATCCTTCAAAATGTAAAAAGAGTTTTGGGAATAGAATTAATGGCAGCAGCACAAGCAATAGAATTTAGAAGACCTCTGAAAACATCAGATAAGTTAGAAGAATTTTTATCAGATTATAGAAATTACGTAGAACCATTACAAAAAGATAGAGTTTTGCACGACGATATGATAAAAAGTGTTACATTTTTGGAAGAATACGAAATTTAAAATCAAAAAATGATTCATTCTCACAGACTTACAAGCAGAAACAAAAAACACAAAAGTTTTTTAGAAGAAGAGCGAAACGACCCCATTACTGGAGATAAAATTATCGAAGGAAATGAAATCGTAATTTGTGAGGCGTGTAAGTCTGCTTTTTTGCTGGATTCTTGGAATTATATGGCTCATAGTCATTGTAATCAACCTTTTACTTTAAAAGAGATTCCTATAAAACAGCGTATTGTTAGGGAAATTGAAGTAAAGAAAGAAGAAGAATATAAATTTAAAATTGCTGCAAATTCTAATATAATACTCGTAATAATAGTATCTGTTTTAATCCAATTTCTATCTATAAAACCAATAGTATTTCTTCTCATTAATAAGATGATAACGATGTTTTGGATTTTTCTGTCTTTTATAACACTTACTCCCATAATTTATCATTATTTTCAATCTAATAAAAGATTAAAAATTAGTAGTTTTGAATTAGTTATATCATCATTTTTGAACAAAAAGTTCTTTTTTTTATCAAAAATAGAAGAGCTAGAATTTTTTTATTCTTCAAATGATAAAAAAAATGTTTCAACAATAATGTTTCTGATGAATGGGAAAATAAAGAGATTTAGAATAAAAAAGGAAAGAAATACTATTTCAGAAATAAAACAACTTCAAGAATACTTTGAAGAGAATAATCTGAGCAACAAAATTTCTGTTTTTTTGGAAGAATAATAAATTATTAATACAGTTTTTTAAGAATACTCATATTTACATAAAACCATTTTTCATAGTTGATTCCAAAACAAAATTCTTCAACTTCTCTTTATATCTAAGGCTTACAAACAAATATAACTACTTATGAAAGACTACAACTTCACTCGTCCGATAGATACAGATGAATTTTCTGATGCAACGTCCCTTTTAAAAAACTTCAAAGAAGGAAAAACAACTTCTCTTGATGTAGTAGAAAAATCATTGAGAAGTATTGCTGATAACCACGAAAGACTAAATGCAATGACACAGCTTTTTGCAAAAGAAGCCTTAGAAGAAGCAAAAAAAAGTACAGAGAAGAAACAGACTAAAAAAATAGGAAAATTAGAAGGCATTCCTATTTCACTTAAAGAATCAATAGGGGTAGAAGGAGAAGAAGTAACAGGAGGTTCGATACGAATGCCAGTTCAAATAGCAAAAGCAGATGCTTTAGTTGTTCAACGATTAAAAAAAGAAGGCGCAATTATTATTGCTCGTACCAATACGCCAGAGTTTAGTTTTGGACACGAAACAAGAAGTCCACGTTTTGGAGTAACTAACCATCCCTACTTAGAAGACTATATCCCTGGTGGTTCGTCGGGTGGAGAAAGTGCTTTGATTGCTTCTGGTGGTTCGGTTATCGGAATCGGAACAGATGTAGGTGGTTCTATTCGTTATCCTGCTCATTGTTGTGGTTTGGTGGGTTTTAAGCCTTCTGGAACAGCAGTAAGTAAGAAAGGAGTTTTTCCTTTTGTAGAAAGAGAAGATTGGTATTTGAATGACTGGTTGGCAGTAGGTCCTATAACGCACACAGTCAGAGATGCAAAGCTAGTCTATGAAGTAATTGCTGACAAAGCCTTAGATGATAATTTAGTTAGTAACAACTTGGACAATGCAGAACTTCTTATAAGTACAGATTTTGATTCTGAAATAAGAAATGAAACGATAAAAGAGGTTTTGATTCACGCCAAACAAAGCCTTTTGAATGAAGGAATGACACCTAGAAACTTAGAAATAAACAACATTGGCAAAATCCATTGGAATTTTGGGAAGATGATGATTAAGGCAATGAAATTAGGTTTGAAAAATTGGTTAAGAAACGATAAAGATGTCGGTATTTCGGTTTTTGTAGAGTCTTTGAGAAGGGTAATAGGAGAAAAGACAGTTTCAAAAGAAATTTATTCTGTACTTTTGGCTTCTAAGTTTTTAGAGCCATCGGATAAAGACCTAGAAAAACTAATTCAATTTTATAAACAAGAAAAAGAAGAATTGCATAAAAAAATAGGACGAAAAGGAGTTTTATTACTTCCAACTTCTGGAGATATTGCCTTAAAACATAATCAGACTATCCAAATAGATATGTCGCCTCTCGTTCCTAATATTTTTTCTCCTATGATTTTTACTAATGTTATGAATTTGCCTTCTATTACAATTCCTGCTTGGAAGCATAGAGATAGAAAGACGGGTTTGCCTACTTCTGTGATGCTGTGTTGTCTTCCAAATAGTGAAAGTCTGCTTTTTGAAGCTGCATCAAAATTAGAAAAAGTCTTGAATTAGATTTTAATTTTTGTTATACTTAATATAATTAATACAGCCTATTTAATGGTACAATTTTTCAGATACATAGCAAACTCTAAAATTTTGGTTGTCTTGCTTCCTACAATTATTTTTGTGGGCTTGTTTGTCTTTTTGAAATTTTTCTTTGTTCTTTTTTCTGACCGTCATCAGCTAAAAGTTTCTACACCTTCTGAAAAGTTTGTTTCTACAATTCGTGGTATCGGAAAGAAAGATTCTTCTAAAATTAAAAAAGATTCAATAATAAGTGACAACTATTATGACCAAAAAGAAACATATAATATCAAAGCTACAAAGAAAGATACAACGCTTAGAAAACCAAATAAATAATCTAATTTTATAAAGTAAAATTTAGTAAATTATTGAAAAAGCAAAACGAAGAAACTCAAATCAGAGCTTATCAAAAATCTGACAAACAAGAGCTTATAGAATTAATCAAGCTGAATATCCCTACTTATTTTGAAGAATCTGAAGAAAAAGATTTTATAGAATATCTTGAGAAATACAAAGAGGATTATTTTGTAGTAGAGAGCA harbors:
- a CDS encoding CPBP family intramembrane glutamic endopeptidase — protein: MKYIFSLLILLLITVLALFASQFIGVFLISLVYGIPLIELTNQMQNMSAYLELRTPILILQGLTQLISFFGVTLFFTKYVYKFNQANPNNGTHSVMNADLAQQFLEEPFLKRYKTPTLVFLIVFVLAIVAFPAVQLVGTLNGAIEFPEFLQGLETWMREKEDAAQALTLFMTDFASPLQTVLGFIVIAVLAGLTEEVFFRGVVQPLFQNLTKNKHAAVWITAIVFSAIHFQFYGFVPRMLLGALFGYLYIYTNNITVPIWAHILNNGITLALFLFYDDQMLTTSKIEESNFAILIPFGVLSIVLCIGILKIIKKIMDKEVEKNMK
- the hutH gene encoding histidine ammonia-lyase — translated: MLYKISNQTISIQEIYKIAISHTKIELSEESKAQIKKAQAYLENLVTESEEAVYGVNTGFGFLCNYKIPREQISELQENLVMSHACGMGDEVPTLIVRMMLLLKIQSLSYGHSGVQLQTVERFVDFYNEDILPVVYELGSLGASGDLAPLAHLALPIIGLGEVQIKDKKGVYKKHKTEDILKKKNWNPIKLKAKEGLAMLNGTQFMSAYGVACMVEAEKLNNLSDIIGSLSADAFLCRSEPFDELTHKIRPHKGQITTAKTIRELLEGSEIMLQPKAHVQDPYSFRCMPQVQGASKDAFDYINSVFECEINSVTDNPNVFPEEDKILSGGNFHGQPLAISLDFAAIALAELGSISERRTYLLMAGERNLPPFLVRDSGLHSGMMIAQYTAASIVSQNKQLCTPASVDSIISSKGQEDHVSMGANAATKLYKILQNVKRVLGIELMAAAQAIEFRRPLKTSDKLEEFLSDYRNYVEPLQKDRVLHDDMIKSVTFLEEYEI
- a CDS encoding amidase; the encoded protein is MKDYNFTRPIDTDEFSDATSLLKNFKEGKTTSLDVVEKSLRSIADNHERLNAMTQLFAKEALEEAKKSTEKKQTKKIGKLEGIPISLKESIGVEGEEVTGGSIRMPVQIAKADALVVQRLKKEGAIIIARTNTPEFSFGHETRSPRFGVTNHPYLEDYIPGGSSGGESALIASGGSVIGIGTDVGGSIRYPAHCCGLVGFKPSGTAVSKKGVFPFVEREDWYLNDWLAVGPITHTVRDAKLVYEVIADKALDDNLVSNNLDNAELLISTDFDSEIRNETIKEVLIHAKQSLLNEGMTPRNLEINNIGKIHWNFGKMMIKAMKLGLKNWLRNDKDVGISVFVESLRRVIGEKTVSKEIYSVLLASKFLEPSDKDLEKLIQFYKQEKEELHKKIGRKGVLLLPTSGDIALKHNQTIQIDMSPLVPNIFSPMIFTNVMNLPSITIPAWKHRDRKTGLPTSVMLCCLPNSESLLFEAASKLEKVLN
- the rsmH gene encoding 16S rRNA (cytosine(1402)-N(4))-methyltransferase RsmH — its product is MESTYHNPVMLSECIEALDIKKDGIYVDLTFGGGGHSRAILEKLIALDKDKNATGKLYAFDQDADAQAEAEKLAKEVNTLENPSRFVFLKANFRYLEKYLRMYKVEKVDGILADLGISSHQIDEPTRGFSTRFDADLDMRMDTSTKETARDILNEYGESELHKLFGIYGEIKNAKTLAKTIVASRINKPIETTTELKEILERIAPKRQEFKYYAQAFQALRIEVNQEMEALEDMLLQCAEVLKTDGRLVAMSYHSLEDRPLKKIIQMGKFHGEIEKDFYGNVIKPFEAINRKPITATKEEIEQNPRARSAKLRIAKRI
- a CDS encoding succinylglutamate desuccinylase/aspartoacylase family protein; this translates as MTQKPQETTHTPTLFKRIIGDISGGDNQTLLVCIGGLHGNEQAGYNALEYLTSHLDKRLFNGHFVAIGGNLQALKEKKRYLQTDLNRIWLNDLIDNIPPDSEIPEYEELRQLIEVLRVIPHDTYKRRILIDLHTTSAPNGAFVVRTTTTDDELAKLLEIPVILGLDKKLDGTAMTYMEQWNYETFAFEGGTIGKENSANNLISGVWRIMQSLQMTSQPIPNLEHTLGETIRTGVPNYLTCEYIHKIPKNSTFKMVEGFGNFDSIEKGQLLAHQDGKEIRSPYSGYVLMPLYQDDGNDGFFIVK
- a CDS encoding caspase family protein; this translates as MKNHKKGFKTSYIWRILLFSFFLTLSAPVFSQSLYEIEFSASGVKYKGFLVYFNEEDAYMRIAYTYNDVYNVVNIDYTSTSGQEDGYNYFVMKGENPKFITSNSGSRVDRRSYNPDHFVWVWDEQTKGEMPFVTDDPNFSEESLKRVDSYKELKVSELTDEYLHRFYWDNEKEYLAFQNMRDNELDSHVAQEHYDNNTTQQQNQEANYGAAKMHLVMLVNSSIGDIGASCETDSRNMTKEFEDIAAALKVDFRKYEVKGSSFTKDNAMRVLNGLNPGSNDIVVFYYSGHGFRWADQTDAYPQMDIRASPYTKLSAETTLSVSSVYNLLDKKGARLNIVITDCCNSDIGINKMTETSFLAGRSYQTPHIEKLQKLFLATKGNMIVTSSSAGQVSWSNSVNGGFFTLSFLQAFHEEISYLKTQEPSWENILKKSHANTVNKTDTGCRNCTTQNPVFYTKISKR